A region of the Silene latifolia isolate original U9 population chromosome 9, ASM4854445v1, whole genome shotgun sequence genome:
ctcatgaacatcatcccaaGCAAACCTCTAGCATACAAAATTCTCACCCAAATTCTATATAATAGGATTCCCACATATGGTCATCTTCGAGTTTTCGGTTGCTTATGTTTTCCGCTTGTTCCGTCAACACAAATTCATAAACTCCAACCACGAACTCTTCCTTGTGTCTTTCTTGGTTACCCATCAAATCATCGCGGTTATAAGTGTCTCGATATGTCCACAAATAAAATCATTATTAGTCGACATGTTATCTTTGATGAAACGGTCTTCCCTTTCGCTAAAGTTCATTGTCCCGACGCTAATACTTACAGATGCTTTGATGACGAGTTGTCTCCGTATGTCCTTCGACATTTGACCTCAACCAACCAACCCACTGACCCAAACCACCCGCCCTCTCCCACAATAGCCCAGCCCACGACAGACGTTGCCCAACCCGCTACAACGTCTGCCCAGCCTACGGTTTCCCCTGCCACAGCGTCAACCCAGCCCATGACCCCTGTCTCCAGCCCTGAAACCGTCCATGTTGTGTCCCCTGACCCTACCATTGTGGTCCAACCCGCACCCGCTCCTCGAGCCACTACGGCCCAGCCTACGGTCAAAGCTACTACTCGAGCTGACCACGGCATTTACAAACCAAACCCCAAATATTTTAAATCCAACGACGACAAAAATTTGAGTCACACCACTGTCATTTCCCCTGTTCCCCGTAACCCAGTGACAGCCCTTTGTGACCCTAATTGGAAATCGGCAATGGACGATGAATTTAATGCTCTTATTTCTAATAAAACGTGGGTTTTGGTTCCGCGTCCTTCTCATGCTAATATTATCCGTTCCATGTGGATTTTTCGTCACAAATTTAACTCTGATGGTTCTTTTGAAAGGTATAAAGCTCGTCTTGTAGGTGATGGCAAACTCAACAAGTTGGAGTTGATTGCGGTGAAACATTTAGCCCAGTTGTGAAACCGGCTACAATTCGCACTGTATTATGTCTTGCTCTTTCCAAGTGTTGGCCGATTAATCAACTTGACGTCAAAAATGCTTTTCTACATGGAAATCTTAATGAAACGGTTTATATGTATCAATCGGTTGGCTATCGGGATAAAAGTCGGCCTGATCATGTGTGCTTACTTCAAAAGTCGCTTTATGGTCTCAAACAAGCACCTCGTGCTTGGTATACTCGGTTTGCGGATTACATTGCTAAAATCGGGTTCACACATAGCAAGGTCGATCACTCATTATTTATTTTTCGGCAAGGTACCTTTATTGCTTATCTACTtttatatgtcgatgatattatTTTGACTTGCTCGTCCGAAGCTCTTCGTGCATCTATTATGAGTAATCTGCATCGGGAATTTGCTATGAAAGATCTTGGTCCACTAAGTTATTTTTTGGGTGTTTCGGTCCAACGACATGGTGATAGTATGTTCCTTTCGCAAAAGAAGTATGCCGACGAGATTGTTGAAAAAGCTGGTATGTCCTCTTGTAAACCCGCTGCCACACCCGTTGATACTAAACCAAAGCTCAGTGCGAATGCTGCGTCGACTCCCTTTCATGATCCGACACTCTATCGTAGCTTAGCCGGTGCACTCCGGTACCTTATGTTCACTCGACCCGATATATCTTACGCCGTCCAGCAAGTATGTCTTTTCATGCATAATCCTATGGACGCACATATGAATGCACTCAAACGAGTGGTTCGTTTCATTCGTAGGACAGCTGATCACGGCCTATGGCTTCATAAGTCTCCCCCGTCTCGGTTAATAGCCTATACGGACGCCGACTGGGGAGGCTGTCCAGATACACGTCGGTCTACGTCCGGGTACTGCGTTTTTCTCGGAGACAACCTTATTTCTTGGGCCTCGAAAAGGCAGCCCACTCTCTCGCGCTCTAGTGCAGAAGCGGAGTATCGAGGTGTTGCTAATGTTGTGGCCGAATCTTGTTGGCTTTGAAATCTGTTGGTCGAACTTCATGTACCTATGCCCAAAGCGACGTTTGGTTTATTGTGATAATGTCAGTGCCATTTACTTGTCGGGTAATCCGGTTCAGCATCAACGGACTAAGCATATTGAAATGGACATTCATTTCGTCCGTGAAAAAGTTAAACGCGGAGAAGTTCGTGTTCGACATATCCCGTCTCGCCATCAGATTGCAGATATATTTACTAAAGGTCTTCCCTTGGTACTCTTTGATGATTTCCGGGACAATCTCAACGTTCGTGTTCCTCCCGTTTCGACTGCGGGGGTATGATAGAATAATAGTAAATATGTAATTATTTACTAAATTATTTGTTGCTATATTTAAGTTATTGTATTCCTTGTATGTAGCAATTAGTCAGCAATTAGTTCCTAATTGATAGCTTAGACTTTTGTATATATAGTCTTAACCTAATCAATAGAAAGGCAACGATTATCCTCTTTCaatatcaaatgggaacaatatagtgactgggagggagtagtaattattataatttcagCATGGCCCACCACTATGTCAATTAACTGGGCAGGAAAACTTTGAgagtttcttattcttttagtttagtggggattTACGAAGTCGGCCTCTAAATGATCTGATGCTTAAAAACACGTGTATAGTTTCGGTCACAAATTCGCAATAAAACAAAGCGAGGAAGTATCTTTGTTTAGTATTGAATAAATTGGCCTGTTAGGTGCTATGCACCCACCGGATATACCATGTCATCGTACACCCTATCCAATGAGTATTGGAATTGAATAAATTCTCCATAAAAAAGAGAACATAATCTTAATAAATTGGCAGGTTAGGTGTTATACACCGGGTGTACCATGTCATCGTACATCCTATCCAATGAGAATATTAGAAATTGAATAAATTCTCCATGAATAAGAGAACATAATCTTAAACCCATAAATAAAAACAAAGGCATCTCATTGATTAGGGTGTATGAGATTCTTGTACATCCGGTGGACCTTATTTTTCATGCAGTTATAGCTGATGAAACTATTGGAATTTGGATTTCCATTAGTCGGTTTTTATTGATTGTGAAAACGGGTCGAATAATCATGGTGACTCGAGAAAATTATTAATGAGATTTATCTTTCATTATAAAAGGGTATATTGTGAAACTTATTATTCATAAGACCCAAGTCCCAAATTTCCTAGTTATACAAAATACACCATCTTTTAGGAAAGTTTTTATACACCGGGTGTACCTAAGAATTTTTCATACAACACCTACCAAAATTCATCAAATACTTGCACAATCATCTACGTACGTAATATTTCAAAATCCTAATATCCAACACCAATCATATCATATGGCTAACTGGAGTGATTTACCATTAGACATATGGAAGAAGATTGCCGAGTCAATCGAATTTCATGAAGATTTTAATGTATGTGTAGTGATTGGAAAAAAGCCATGAAAATTGCAAAAAGATCAATGTCATCAATCCAAACTCCATGGCTATTACTTGCAGAACCTCCGTGCACATCAAGACGTCGGTTTTACAGCCTCTACAACCGTATGGTTCTGCCAGTTGAGCTGCCTACGCCATCAACCATACCTGGTGGGCCGGAGGACAACCCCGACAACATGAGCCTGAGTTTATTGTTCCCACCGGAGAAAGACGTGGACGTGCTGGGTGATTGGAGGTACTACTCTTCACGTGGTTAGCTTATTTACGTCACCCAAATAGGCTTGAACATTACCTTAGTGAACCCGATTACTAAGCAAGTTATTCAACCCCCTGCCTTCCCGAACCATATCGTGACGATGAGATCGTATTCGTGGCCTTTGCATAGCGAATCATACCTGTTTATGTATGATAAATTTGTGTTGTCGGAAAACCCATCAACTAATACGGACTACGTGCTGGCCATGATATTTCCGGCTAATCACGATTTGGCTTTTTGGAAAAGCGGGGATAAAGAATGGACCCTGCTCAACACACATAATTCAATATTCTTTGACATCACTTTTTACAAGGGAGAATTCTATGCCGTGGAGCAACATGGCAAAATTATAGCGATGGGGAATTCAAGTCCTCCGGCAAGGCCAAGGCTTGTGGCAGATTTAGAGTTTCAGTGCACATCCCCAGACTTGTCTTACTTGGTAGAATCAAACGGAGTGTTGTTGCTGGTTTTGCGGGAGCTAGAAGATTATGACGCCTATACATTAGAGCTTGGTTGCTTCACAGTGTGTGAGATAGACGTTGATACCGGAGAGGCCACAGAAAAGAAGAGTTTGGGAAATAGGGCACTTTTCCTTGGTCATAACTCGTCCTTCTCCGTGGAGGCGTCTCCTCCTATTTGTAAGCCTAATTGTATCTACTACACTGATAACTATGAAATCAACTATCTCATTTCCGATAAAATAAAAAGGTGCGACATGGTTGTCTAGATTTAAGCTTAGATCAGAAAATCGAAGAATTTTATCAGGGTCCCTCGTGTCTTAGCAAATCTACGTTACCTCTATGGGTAGAATCCCCTAATTAGACTATTTCCAATTATTTGCCCAGATAATCAtcattcaaaatttgagttcttTTATAATGTTTCTTACTTCTTAGACATACAGTTTCAATTTCTCGCTTGTTCCTTGTTTTGTTTTTCTGCAGTAATTTTTGTCAAACTGGTTATGTTATGAGCATCTTAACAAATGAATCAAAACAAAGTTCCATATAATAATTTATGGCAAAATCTAAATGATCCCATGCTTAAAAGCGTGTATAGTTTTGGTAAGATGTGAACATACAAACTACAAAAGACAAACAGCACATCTCATTTCAATCGCAAGAAAACCAAAGCGAAAGCGATTTCCGACATTGACATTGTAATCTGAAGCTATTCAAAGTATAAATTTGTTACGCTTTCTTACGATTCCTTAAAGTTGGGCATGAAAAAAAGCATAGAGCAGCAGTGAAGTACCTCTTGTGATAAATGAGTTTAATTCTTGGCAATTTTGATACAATTCCAGAAAAATCACCCTAGTTCTACACATTGATTTCTATGTTGTCAAGCAATCTCGCCTTTCCAAACCAAGCCGCAACACAAAACACAACCGGGTTCTTGACCTCTTCAACTACTTCTAGGGTATGTTGGTCCACAATCTGCTTCCAAATTATTcacattacaaaaaaaaaaaaaaaaaaaaaaaaaagatcaaatTAATATAACCCCTTGAATTGCATATTAGAAAAAAATAGAATACCTCTGCATAATCGACATTTCCACCAGCTTCCTCTAATGCCTGGATAAGCGACTCCCGCAACTGTTTGCAATTGATTATCCCTTCTTCCACGGCGTGTTTTGCTTTGGAGAGAGATCTACTAATAGACAAAGCCTGCGATGCAAAAAGCGAAGATATGACAAATCCGAGATGAATTTGGAAAGGATATTGAAAAACATAAAGGTTAAGTGTTAACCTTTTGCCTATCCTCTTTGGAAAGATAGACATTGCGAGAACTCATTGCTAATCCATCATCTTCACGCATTATCTCGGACCCAATTACTTTAACGAAAAAAGTCCGGTCACGGACTGTATTGAACAACTTTGATGAAAAAAGtggcaaaacaaaaagaaagccataattaatactccctctatCTCAATCATTTGGTTACCTATGATTAAATACCTTTTAAGGCTCTTACACTGAatataataggcaaacaaatgatCAAGACGGAAAAACAAAGAAAGAGTCTCGTATACGTACCATCCTAGAAATGATCCTCCATTGTTGATAATCCTTCTTACCAAAAACAGCAACATCAGGTTCCACAATGTTAAACAGCTTACTAACAACAGTAGCAACACCTCTAAAAAACAAAGGCCTACTTTTCCCACACAAACCTTTCTCCAAATTCTCAACTCTAACCCAAGTTTCATGTCCACCTCCACTTTCCTCCACACATGACACCACAACATTCCCTTCAACTTTCTCTCTTTTTCCACCATTTCCATAATCATACAAATTATAAGGATTGAAAACAACATCAACACCACCATTAACACACTTTAATTTCTTCAAATCACCATTAAAATCAGATGGGTATGTTGAAATATCCTCAGATGTTGTAAACTGACCTGGGTTTACATAGATTGATACTACAATTAATTCGGCATGTTTATGTGCTTCGTTTATTAAAGAAATATGACCCTTGTGAAGAAACCCCATTGTTGGTACTAAACCTATTGTTTTGCCCTTGATTTTCATTGATCTTGACCATTTTCTCATCTCTTGTTTATCCCTTATTATTAAGGGTTCTTGAGGTGCTGCCATTGTTGAACAAAGTTCTAAGCTTTATGGTGATTTGGGTAtctgggttttgattttttttttcaatttaagGAAATAATTGAAGGAAAAGATTTGATCTTTGAAGAAATAATGGGTGGAGGATTGGGATGGAGTAGGTGAATGCAAAAATAAGGAATCCCTAACCTTTAAAAAGAACAGTCTGGCCTCAAGTGCATCCTCCACCGTTGGATCCTTCTTCAAGATCTCGTCCCTCCATTTATCCTAAAATCACAGCCACAATCTCACCTTTTCCCTCAGCCATTTCACTCCACCACTTATTCTCATCCCTCTCTTGTTTCTCTCACTGCGATTGAGTTCCGTCGGCAAAACCTAGGTATGGGCTGTTGATCTGAATTTCTATTCGCTTTTGATGATTTCAAAGCTATTTCGTTCCGTTCTCGTTTCACTGCCTTGATTGATGGAACTTCGACCCTAGCTTTCACGGGTTTGGATTTTGCGTTTCGAGGTGGTTTGGTTTTGCTCAGGTAATATTCTCGACATCCAGTTTTGAACTAATTTTCGTAATTGATGGTTGGAAATCCGAGAATTTGATACTAAACTTAGCAGTGTTGTTCTTGTATATAAGGTGCTCGACGAAATGTCTCATTGAAATCGCTTTCTTTTTTCGCATGATTTTATATTTGCCCTTAGTGTAACTTAATTTCTCCGCTCACTTGAATTCACTTCGTTTGCTTTTGGACCAatgttttaagtgaacaaataatttagagAAGAGTATTGCCCGCACTCGCATTGGAGTGCTTTGTGGGTTAAATTGCCGAAAGTGAACTGTAGTGAATTAATTTGAACGCACAGGCAAATGGAGTGAATCCAAATGAATAGAGGAAGTGGTTATCTTTTATAGCCAGTGGGGTAGACACTTGTTTTATGGAAATGTTGAGCATGTGTACAATTTATATTCCCTCCGTcataatcatttgtttatctattatattatttgtgagaggtatttaatcaaaggtaaacaaatgattgcgaCAAAGGGAGTAAGTATTATTGGTTTGAGTTCGATTTTGGTTTAGTGGGATTTTATATGTTTTCGGaatgttttattttagttgaatttgTCTGATGATACTTATCTTTGGATTTGTAGCATTATGGAAAAGAGATAATAGCGAAACAGCTTGAAGTTGATCAGGAACACCCAGATGTGCATAACTTGTTTCTAGCTGTCTACAAGAACTTTGTTGAGGTATTTGTACCTCGCATATGGGGAAGGAGGGGTTGACTTGTGCCTGTGAGTGGTGAGATGCTGAGTGGATAACTTTATACTGCTAAATTCGTATTCACAATTTGGCCATTGTGGCGGCAGGCAGTTGATGCTGCAGACAACGGAATCAACCAATACAATTCAGATCTCTTGCCAAAATACATAATCAATACGTACTTATCATCTAGAGTGGGAAGACTAAATCTTAATTGGACAGATCCTGATCAATCATCTGAACGAGAAAATGACGCCTTTCAGAAGGCCATAACTTTGACCGGAACCGAGTTTTTGGAGGTGAGTTCGAGAACTGATTAATTAAATGACTTTCTCATTTTGCCAATATCCTTTCTACTATATGGTTAGTAGTATCATAGGCTTTTTCCTTTCCCTAACTAATTTATAACGATGAGAAATTCTGTTATGGAGTGTCTCGCAGCAAGGCATGATGTCGATTCCAGTGGACAAATCATGGTCCTCAAGAAATCTTGTCCTTTAAGTGAGGTCGTTCAGTGTCCCATTATATTTTAAAGATATTATTATACAGAACTACACCCCTACTTTCTGTTAAGCAATAAAACTGGACAATAAAAGTCCGTGCCTGAGGGCCTCAATTGCTGTAAGGTGCATCTGTCAATTTATGGACTCACTGTGCAGTAAAGTGTTAGACCCTTGCACTGAAGTACAATCTTATATATTTGTGAGATTCtaatttttgttttgcattttgtAACAGTGGAAGCTTCATATATTTGAGTTTGAGGAGGAAATGAAGGTCCAAGGTAATATGCAATGTTATCGTTGAGATCTGTACTGGTAGATTTCTTGTGATGTGTGCATTCTAACCCTTATTTACGGTTAACTCATCATGAAAATCGTGTCGAGAATTGCACCAAGTGACTACTGCACAATAAAATGAGGTGTTGCCAATTTAATAATTGAGTTGCTCTTTTTAATCATAATATTATCTTCTGCAGTTCGCAAAGTGAGAATGGGACTGGATCCACCAACTGGTTGGAGTTTTACATCCTTAAATCTCAAGGGTCCTTTGCCAAGGGTGTTCATTTCTGAGCTCATTGAAGACCAGATGAGTTCAGAAGGTCAGGTGAATTTTTGGCTTTGTTAAGAATATTCGTAATTTTATTGTAATTGGTACTGTTGGACTACTGAGAAACACGCTGTAGGGATACCTCATGGCTGAGATATCTGATCTGTCAATTTTTTTGTTGCGACAAACCACTACCTgctacttttaaatatgtttttcTTACTGTTTTCCGTATGTAAACACAGGACATAATCTGGAAGCACGCTGAAATGTCGAGTCAAGGAAACAAGTATGGAGCTCTTGCCAGTACACCCGAGCTATTAACAAGGGAGAAACCCTTGCATTCAGAATTTCAGTGACAGGCCAGGTAATAACAACAGTATTATTGCAGGATGTTGTGCGGCTTGATCTTAGCATGTAGTAAGGGCATAGATGGTAGTGCGGGGAAGGTTGGTGAGaggtaaatagatgtttaatgTTACGTTTAGGGTTAATTAAGATAATAAGCTCATTTATGAAATATAAGTTGGGTTAAGAGGACGACACAATTTCCCGATAAGGAAGGTGAGAACAACAATGTGAAATGTCTCTCATCTATGCAGACTCGGTACACACAGGATGAGAGAATAGGAATTTAGTCTGAATCATGAGAGAAATAATGAAGTCATTTAGAGATGATGTTCTGGATCTATTTACATATGCTTTCTTGCTTGTCGTGTTTAATTCTTTCCCTTTTACTTGTGGTGACTTTAGTTTTATTGTTTCCATTACCGCTTATCTTTTGCACCTTCTCTTCCTCTAAGCGACTGCTCAAAGGCTATCTGGCAGCCCTTCTAAACTTAATTTATGACAATTTTTTATTTACCTTTCAGGTATCTAGGCTGCCTACTAACCAGCTTCCAGCATCTCCACGCATTTCCTGGGTTTGTATTTACTAACCCTGAATGCTGCACATGGCACAGCAGACCTAGAGGTTACTACCGATTCTTGTTGCTGTTCGCCATCTATTTACGTATGTTTTCTTGCTTATCGTATTATAACACTTCGCTTTTACTTGTGGTGTCTTAAGTTTGCTGCCAGTATGCACTCATTGGATACGTGGACAGGGCCATGGGTAGTGCTGTGGGTCAGGGCCTTGGGGATGGAATTTATGCGCCACGTTCAGGTTTCTGCTGATTCTCGTTGCTATTCTTAATCTGTTGACAAATGTTAGCTTGCTTGTAGTATTTAATTAAACCCACCTGGGCTGACTTGTGGTTCTTCATTATAGGTCTTCCTATCCGGAAATGGTCTCTCTGTGTTGCTAACACATGAGTAAGTCAGCATAAATTTGAGTCTCCAACCCTCCCTTTCCCTTTCATATGCGGCAACCTTCGAGGCATTGGAGTAACATCGTCGTTGTTTCTGTTGCAATTGTTGTCACCGTTCATTAGTATTCATGATTTTAGGCAAAGAAATAATGCCCTCATAATAGTAGTCTACTTTTGGTCTCAGCACATGGCTAAACAACGCCTTCCTGGCTTGTCAAGCGAATTGGAGGAGAGGGGAAAGCACATCATAGTGATACGAAATCCACTGGACATTCTGGTAAGTATGCTCCTAAGAGTCGTAAACTTCTGGATTTTGGTTAGTCGTTAGGTCTTTTAATAATTCATATATCTAATAAAATTATCAGTGAGGACCATGTGAAGTGGACAAAATATTCTGATGAAGAAATCAAATCCTTATAATCATATTATCTGTTTTTTGAACTTGTTTGCTAGCCATCATTCAATGAGGTTGCGCCCCCGACTTTTCTCGAGGTTGGTTTAGCTACATTGGTCACCATATACAGTGAGCTACATGATCTGGGAAATCCACCAGCGATCGTTGATGCTGGAGAACTTCAACGAGATCCACAGGTTAAGGCAAACTTCTACATCAGTTTTTATCTTGAGATGTTTGTTGAATGTGAATTTGTGGGTTCACTTTTTTTCGGTGCTTAGCTAGCTAAATTGTAAGATACGGGAAATACAAACATGTTCCAATGTGAAGTTTGTACTGGCTTCCTTGACATTTCACAGCGTCTATACATTCAATGGGATATGGGATATCAGTTGTCTGCAAGTCATGTTATCTTTTACCAGTTTCTTGTTTCCATTAGTAATTAAATTGCTGATATGGCCTGGACCATGCATAGTGAAAAGTGTTTTTTGTTCTATCGATCCTGTTTTTGTGTTTACCGTAACTAGAACTCTATGCTGCAAATTTGtgtatttttcttgtttttagtAATTTTTACGCACGAAGACTGATAAATATTTCTTCTTTCCGTTGTGTGGTTGTAGGGAACTTTACATGGTCTTTGTGAGGATCTGAATACCCCCTTCCAGCCTGCTATGCTCAAGTAAGGAATTTGCACGAATAACATTGCTTTCTCTGTTCACAACTTCTCAACACTGTGATAATTTATGAAGAATGAAAGATCATTCCATCATTGTGTAATGCATGGATACATTTATCTCTTTCGGCATTGTGTATGTTTTTGTTTGTCATGCATGCCTAATAAAACTGATAAGATATAGACGGAATTTGGTATTGAAGATTCAGTCTGTGCTTAAGAGTCATTGATACTCAGCTTAATACATCTGGCTTATTAGCCTGACTGCCACAAGGGACTGAGTAATTAACTAATAAGTGTTACTTGGCCACTTAAATGCTCTTGGCTGCATTTTCGCAGAGTTCCTTAAAATAaaactccctccgtcccaatcatttgtttactgtttttattctttgtgaggggtattttaatcaaaggtaaataaatgattgggacaaAGGAAGTAGTTTTCAATTGACTCAGAAGTCCAGTTGCAGCTATAGTTAAGATTTTAAATGTATTTCTTCTTCTGCAGATGGGAAGCTGGTCCAGAACCCATAGATGGGTGTATGGGCTCCATGGTGGTATGGAAGTGTCCATAAATCAACAGGTTTTAAAACAGAACTCAAATATCCCAAGGTTTGGTCTTCTGTTTTCTTTCAGTTTGTGTTTAATTCATTGATACTAATCTTAACAATTGGGTATGATGAGTAGGTGCTTCCTTATGGGAAGGTTCACGCTGTATCATTCAAAAAATATTTTTTACTTTTTAAGTTGTTCACGCTATATCTTGGTAACTGTCTTCTACtgtaaaaaaaatgattataataAAATTTCAAGAATATATTTGGGCTATATGCCTATATCCCCCATGTGGCTGAATGTTAAAATGCTATTGAATTAGTGCGTTCTGATTCGTGTTTTCCTTTAACTGTGGCAATGGTTTGATTTTCAGTGCCTTTTCCTTTTGATAATTCTATTCTATTTTCATGTCTCAGCCCTTTCCACCTTCGTACTATGACTTGTTGGAACAATGTTTACCATTTTATGCCTTTCTTAAGCGTCGTGTTCAACGATCATTTTCTCCTTTGAGTCCATGCTTACCCTCTCCCGGTCTTTCTGTGCCAGCAAATGAGAAGTTGCTTGCATGGGTAGGGGATGCGATTTTACCGCGTGAAAGTGCAAAGGTAACTACAATATTGAGAAGCTATATATCTGGGGTTCTTTTACTTTGTTTCTTATTTTTGTTGAGAGTGTCTTGATTTATTTTTCTTATATTGGTTATTGCTTATGCACTAACCACATGAATCTTTGTTGCCTTTTTTTTGTACTGGTGCCCGTTCAAGGTTTCAGTTTTTGATTCAGTGGTACAAGGGGGTGATTCAGTCTGGGTAGGACTCAGAATCTACAAAGGAAAAATATTTAAGCTTGAGGAGCATCTGGAC
Encoded here:
- the LOC141599872 gene encoding putative F-box protein At5g55150, translating into MRSYSWPLHSESYLFMYDKFVLSENPSTNTDYVLAMIFPANHDLAFWKSGDKEWTLLNTHNSIFFDITFYKGEFYAVEQHGKIIAMGNSSPPARPRLVADLEFQCTSPDLSYLVESNGVLLLVLRELEDYDAYTLELGCFTVCEIDVDTGEATEKKSLGNRALFLGHNSSFSVEASPPICKPNCIYYTDNYEINYLISDKIKRCDMVV
- the LOC141598624 gene encoding 2-oxoadipate dioxygenase/decarboxylase, chloroplastic/amyloplastic-like, with amino-acid sequence MRNSVMECLAARHDVDSSGQIMVLKKSCPLSEWKLHIFEFEEEMKVQVRKVRMGLDPPTGWSFTSLNLKGPLPRVFISELIEDQMSSEGQDIIWKHAEMSSQGNKYGALASTPELLTREKPLHSEFQ
- the LOC141598622 gene encoding pantoate--beta-alanine ligase-like, whose protein sequence is MAAPQEPLIIRDKQEMRKWSRSMKIKGKTIGLVPTMGFLHKGHISLINEAHKHAELIVVSIYVNPGQFTTSEDISTYPSDFNGDLKKLKCVNGGVDVVFNPYNLYDYGNGGKREKVEGNVVVSCVEESGGGHETWVRVENLEKGLCGKSRPLFFRGVATVVSKLFNIVEPDVAVFGKKDYQQWRIISRMVLRDRTFFVKVIGSEIMREDDGLAMSSRNVYLSKEDRQKALSISRSLSKAKHAVEEGIINCKQLRESLIQALEEAGGNVDYAEIVDQHTLEVVEEVKNPVVFCVAAWFGKARLLDNIEINV